One segment of Mycobacterium spongiae DNA contains the following:
- a CDS encoding (2Z,6E)-farnesyl diphosphate synthase: MEIIPPRLKEPLYRLYELRLRQGLAASKSALPRHIAVLCDGNRRWARDAGYEDVSFGYRMGAAKIAEMLRWCQEAGIEMTTVYLLSTENLQRDPDELAALIEIITDVVEEICAPANRWSVRTVGDLQLLGEEPARRLREAVESTPGVGSLHVNVAVGYGGRREIVDAVRALLSKELANGATAEELVDAVSVEGISENLYTSGQPDPDLVIRTSGEQRLSGFLLWQSAYSEMWFTEAHWPAFRRVDFLRALRDFSARHRRYGK; this comes from the coding sequence GTGGAGATCATTCCGCCGCGGCTCAAAGAACCGTTGTATCGGCTGTACGAGCTGCGTCTGCGGCAGGGGTTAGCGGCGTCGAAATCCGCGCTTCCCCGGCATATCGCGGTCTTGTGCGACGGAAACCGGCGCTGGGCACGCGACGCCGGGTACGAGGACGTCAGCTTCGGCTATCGGATGGGTGCGGCGAAGATCGCCGAGATGCTGCGGTGGTGCCAGGAAGCCGGCATTGAAATGACCACCGTCTACCTGCTATCCACCGAAAACCTGCAACGTGATCCCGACGAGCTCGCCGCGCTGATCGAAATCATCACCGATGTGGTCGAGGAGATCTGCGCGCCTGCCAACCGCTGGAGTGTGCGCACCGTCGGCGATCTGCAGCTGCTTGGCGAGGAACCCGCCCGCAGGTTGCGCGAAGCGGTGGAGTCCACGCCGGGGGTTGGATCCCTGCATGTCAACGTCGCTGTGGGCTACGGCGGCCGTCGGGAGATTGTCGACGCGGTGCGCGCGTTGTTGAGCAAAGAACTTGCCAACGGTGCGACCGCAGAGGAACTCGTCGATGCGGTGTCCGTTGAAGGCATCTCGGAAAACCTGTACACGTCTGGTCAGCCCGACCCCGACTTGGTGATTCGGACTTCCGGGGAGCAACGTCTGTCCGGGTTTCTGCTGTGGCAGAGCGCGTATTCGGAGATGTGGTTCACGGAGGCTCATTGGCCGGCATTTCGCCGGGTCGATTTTCTGCGCGCGCTGCGGGATTTCAGTGCTCGGCATCGCAGGTACGGCAAGTAG
- the trhA gene encoding PAQR family membrane homeostasis protein TrhA has translation MSSRASLATNGEPESHGFTPSDAAHQIVEGVTRVLTKPRFRGWIHVYSAGTAVFAGASLVAVSWALASTEAGLATLAYTAATVVMFAVSATYHRVHWQSATAQKWMKRADHSMIFVFIAGSYTPFALLALPGHDGRVVLSIVWGGAAAGIILKMCWPSAPRWVGVPLYILLGWVAVWYTGTILHNAGVAAMVLLFVGGALYSIGGVLYALRWPDPWPSTFGYHEFFHACTAVAAICHYIAMWFVVF, from the coding sequence ATGAGCAGCCGGGCAAGTCTGGCCACCAACGGGGAGCCCGAATCGCACGGGTTCACCCCATCCGATGCTGCCCACCAGATCGTCGAGGGCGTCACTCGGGTCCTGACCAAGCCCCGCTTTCGGGGCTGGATTCATGTCTATTCCGCCGGAACCGCCGTCTTCGCGGGTGCGTCGCTGGTCGCGGTGTCGTGGGCGCTCGCCTCCACCGAGGCGGGGCTTGCCACGCTGGCCTACACGGCGGCCACCGTGGTGATGTTCGCGGTCAGCGCCACCTATCACCGTGTCCACTGGCAATCCGCCACCGCTCAGAAATGGATGAAGCGGGCGGATCATTCGATGATCTTCGTATTCATAGCTGGCAGCTACACACCGTTTGCCCTGCTGGCCCTGCCTGGCCACGACGGGCGAGTGGTGTTGTCGATCGTATGGGGCGGCGCGGCGGCCGGCATCATTTTGAAAATGTGCTGGCCTTCGGCACCGCGCTGGGTCGGAGTGCCCCTTTATATCCTGCTGGGTTGGGTGGCGGTGTGGTACACCGGCACAATCCTGCACAACGCCGGCGTTGCCGCAATGGTGCTGCTGTTTGTCGGCGGCGCGTTGTACAGCATCGGTGGTGTCCTCTACGCACTGCGCTGGCCCGATCCCTGGCCGTCGACATTCGGCTACCACGAGTTCTTTCACGCCTGCACCGCGGTGGCGGCGATCTGTCACTACATCGCGATGTGGTTCGTAGTGTTCTGA
- a CDS encoding thioredoxin domain-containing protein encodes MSPASSSGRNTLTLATSPYLRQHADNPVHWQQWTPQALAEAAARDVPILLSIGYAACHWCHVMAHESFEDDEVAAAMNAGFVCVKVDREERPDIDAVYMNATVALTGQGGWPMTCFLTPDGRPFYCGTYYPKAAFLQLLSAVSATWRDRRGEVEEASDHIAGELRSMTSAFSGLPASGPEIAPELCDSAVAGVLRDRDAVHGGFGGAPKFPPSALLEGLLRDYERTGSAAVLDAFTHTCDAMARGGIYDQLAGGFARYSVDNAWVVPHFEKMLYDNALLLRVYAHWARRTGDSLARRVAMHTARFLLDELADGGMFTSSLDADADGREGSSYVWTPAQLNEVLGADDGRWAAEVFAVTSSGTFERGASVLQLPTDPDDRHRLERIRIALLQARLTRVQPARDDKVVTAWNGLAITALVEASVALGDPQLANAAGDCATTLLDLHVVEGRLRRASLGGVVGDSAAILEDHAMLATGLLALYQLTGDEARLTWATDLLDGALQRFADPQRRGRWFDTADDAEQLMLRPADPLDGATPSGASSISEALLVAAHLVDEVRAERYLEAVAATLDAHSTLLARAPRSAGHWLSVAEAVVCGPLQIAVACDGEQSQLLADARRLAPGGAIVIGGGAGSSALLIGRDRVAGVDAAYVCRGRVCDLPVTSAAELAAALDVPSGTE; translated from the coding sequence ATGAGCCCGGCTAGTTCTTCGGGCAGGAATACCCTCACGCTGGCCACCAGCCCGTACCTGCGACAGCATGCCGACAACCCGGTGCACTGGCAGCAGTGGACGCCGCAGGCTCTGGCTGAGGCGGCGGCACGCGATGTCCCGATCCTGCTGTCCATCGGCTACGCCGCATGCCATTGGTGTCACGTCATGGCCCACGAATCCTTCGAAGACGATGAGGTGGCTGCCGCGATGAACGCGGGTTTCGTCTGCGTCAAAGTGGACCGCGAAGAGCGGCCGGACATCGACGCGGTCTACATGAACGCCACCGTCGCACTCACCGGGCAGGGCGGCTGGCCGATGACGTGCTTCCTCACGCCCGACGGACGCCCCTTCTACTGCGGCACCTACTACCCGAAAGCGGCTTTCCTGCAGCTACTTTCAGCTGTGTCGGCCACCTGGCGTGACCGCCGTGGTGAGGTCGAGGAGGCGTCTGACCATATCGCCGGCGAGTTGCGGTCGATGACGTCGGCATTCTCGGGGCTGCCTGCCAGCGGTCCAGAGATCGCGCCGGAGCTGTGTGACAGCGCCGTTGCAGGTGTGCTGCGCGACCGAGATGCCGTTCACGGCGGCTTCGGCGGAGCTCCCAAATTCCCGCCATCGGCGCTGCTCGAGGGGCTACTACGCGACTACGAGCGCACCGGGTCAGCGGCGGTGCTGGACGCGTTCACACACACCTGCGACGCGATGGCCCGTGGCGGCATCTACGACCAACTGGCTGGCGGCTTCGCCCGATACAGCGTCGACAATGCCTGGGTGGTACCGCATTTCGAGAAGATGTTGTACGACAACGCGCTGTTGCTCCGGGTGTACGCGCACTGGGCGCGCCGCACCGGCGATTCGCTGGCTCGCCGGGTCGCCATGCACACCGCGCGGTTTCTGCTCGACGAGCTGGCCGATGGAGGCATGTTCACGTCGTCGCTCGACGCCGACGCCGACGGTCGTGAGGGTTCGAGCTATGTCTGGACGCCTGCGCAACTGAACGAGGTGCTCGGTGCCGACGACGGAAGGTGGGCGGCCGAGGTTTTCGCGGTCACGTCATCCGGCACCTTCGAACGCGGGGCGTCGGTCCTGCAACTACCGACCGATCCGGACGACCGCCACCGGCTCGAACGGATCCGGATCGCGTTGCTTCAGGCGCGGCTTACTCGGGTGCAGCCCGCTCGCGACGACAAGGTCGTCACGGCCTGGAACGGGCTGGCGATCACTGCGCTGGTAGAGGCCAGCGTGGCGTTAGGAGATCCCCAGCTGGCCAACGCCGCTGGGGACTGCGCGACCACGCTGCTAGACCTGCACGTTGTCGAGGGCCGGCTGCGGCGAGCCAGCCTCGGCGGGGTGGTCGGAGATAGCGCCGCGATTCTCGAAGACCACGCGATGCTGGCCACCGGACTGCTGGCGCTGTACCAGTTGACCGGCGACGAAGCGCGGCTCACGTGGGCCACCGACCTGCTGGATGGTGCGCTGCAGCGGTTCGCTGACCCGCAGCGTCGTGGCCGCTGGTTCGACACCGCCGACGACGCCGAGCAGTTGATGCTGCGGCCCGCTGACCCGTTGGACGGAGCGACGCCGTCCGGTGCGTCCTCGATCAGCGAAGCGCTGTTGGTCGCGGCGCATTTGGTCGACGAGGTCCGCGCGGAGCGCTACTTGGAGGCGGTGGCCGCGACCCTGGACGCTCATTCGACGCTGCTTGCGCGTGCGCCCCGCTCGGCCGGACACTGGCTGTCCGTCGCCGAAGCTGTGGTGTGCGGGCCGCTGCAGATCGCGGTCGCGTGTGACGGCGAGCAGTCGCAACTGCTGGCCGACGCTCGCCGATTGGCTCCGGGCGGTGCGATTGTCATCGGTGGTGGCGCCGGCTCCTCCGCCTTGCTGATCGGTCGGGATCGGGTTGCCGGCGTCGACGCCGCGTACGTATGCCGCGGCCGGGTCTGTGATCTGCCGGTAACCAGTGCAGCTGAACTCGCAGCCGCGCTGGACGTGCCTAGCGGCACCGAATGA
- the mca gene encoding mycothiol conjugate amidase Mca, producing the protein MSKLRLMAVHAHPDDESSKGAATLARYAEEGHRVIVVTLTGGERGEILNPAMDLPDVHSHISHIRRDEMAKAAEILGVEHTWLGFVDSGLPKGDPPPPLPEGCFAQVPLESSIEALVRVVREFRPHVMTTYDENGGYPHPDHIRCHQVSIGAYELAGDHHRFPDAGEPWTVSKLYYIHGFLRERMQMLQDEFIKRGQEGPFGKWLKHWRPENDPFANRVTTRVECSAYFAQRDDALRAHATQIDPNAEFFAAPLSWQRKLWPTEEYELARSRVPARIPETELFAGIEPYL; encoded by the coding sequence GTGAGCAAACTGCGGTTGATGGCGGTGCATGCCCATCCCGATGACGAGTCCAGCAAGGGTGCTGCCACCCTTGCCCGCTATGCGGAGGAGGGCCATCGGGTAATCGTGGTCACGCTGACCGGGGGTGAGCGCGGCGAAATCCTCAACCCGGCTATGGACCTGCCTGACGTACATAGCCACATCTCCCACATCCGCCGCGACGAGATGGCGAAGGCAGCCGAGATCCTCGGTGTCGAGCACACCTGGCTGGGCTTCGTCGACTCGGGACTGCCCAAGGGCGACCCGCCGCCGCCCCTGCCCGAAGGCTGTTTCGCGCAGGTGCCACTGGAGTCATCCATCGAGGCCCTGGTGCGGGTGGTCCGTGAGTTCCGGCCGCATGTGATGACCACGTACGACGAGAACGGCGGCTACCCGCATCCGGACCACATTCGTTGCCACCAGGTGTCCATCGGCGCCTACGAATTGGCCGGCGACCATCACCGGTTCCCGGACGCTGGCGAGCCGTGGACGGTGTCCAAGCTGTATTACATCCACGGCTTCTTGCGCGAACGCATGCAGATGCTGCAGGACGAGTTCATCAAGCGCGGCCAGGAAGGCCCGTTTGGGAAGTGGCTCAAACATTGGCGGCCTGAGAACGACCCGTTTGCGAACCGGGTAACTACGCGGGTCGAGTGCTCGGCGTATTTCGCCCAGCGCGACGATGCGCTGCGCGCCCATGCGACCCAGATCGACCCGAATGCGGAGTTTTTTGCCGCTCCACTCTCGTGGCAGCGGAAACTGTGGCCGACCGAGGAATATGAACTGGCCCGATCTCGCGTCCCGGCCCGGATACCGGAGACTGAACTGTTCGCCGGGATCGAGCCGTACCTGTGA
- a CDS encoding DUF4307 domain-containing protein, producing the protein MNPDPVSRPEGRYGRPRLSPRARRRVAIGLGVLVAAGATAVAVFGYQQHATSDVTGSLAGYQLIDDETARVTISVTRADPSRPVHCIVRVRSIDGSETGRREVLVPPSNDTTVQVTTTLKSSRPPVMGDVYGCGTDVPAYLRPN; encoded by the coding sequence ATGAACCCAGATCCCGTCTCTCGTCCCGAAGGCCGCTACGGGCGTCCGCGGTTGTCCCCGCGAGCACGCCGGCGCGTCGCGATCGGGCTTGGTGTGCTGGTGGCCGCGGGCGCCACCGCCGTCGCCGTTTTCGGCTACCAACAACACGCCACCAGCGACGTCACCGGTTCACTGGCCGGGTATCAACTGATCGACGATGAGACCGCAAGAGTAACGATCAGCGTGACGCGGGCGGACCCGTCGCGGCCGGTGCACTGCATTGTGCGGGTCCGGTCCATCGATGGCAGCGAGACGGGTCGACGAGAGGTGCTCGTACCGCCCTCAAACGACACCACCGTGCAAGTGACGACGACGTTGAAATCGAGTAGGCCGCCGGTGATGGGAGACGTATACGGCTGTGGCACGGACGTACCCGCCTACTTGCGGCCGAACTAA
- the greA gene encoding transcription elongation factor GreA, translated as MTDTQVTWLTQESHDRLKAELDQLIANRPVIAAEINDRREEGDLRENGGYHAAREEQGQQEARIRQLQDLLNNAKVGEAPKQSGVALPGSVVKVYYDGDKSDSETFLIATRQEGVSDGKLEVYSPNSPLGGALIDAKVGETRSYTVPNGNTVQVTLVSAEPYHS; from the coding sequence ATGACGGATACTCAGGTGACCTGGTTGACCCAGGAATCACATGACCGACTCAAGGCCGAGCTCGACCAGCTGATCGCCAATCGCCCGGTCATCGCCGCCGAAATCAATGATCGCCGCGAGGAGGGCGACCTACGCGAGAACGGGGGCTACCACGCCGCTCGCGAAGAGCAAGGCCAGCAGGAGGCCCGCATCCGGCAGCTGCAGGATCTGCTCAACAACGCGAAGGTCGGCGAGGCACCCAAGCAGTCCGGCGTTGCACTGCCCGGTTCTGTGGTGAAGGTCTACTACGACGGCGACAAATCCGATAGCGAGACATTCCTTATCGCCACCCGCCAGGAGGGCGTCAGCGACGGCAAACTCGAGGTCTACTCACCGAACTCACCGCTGGGTGGAGCCTTGATCGACGCCAAGGTCGGCGAGACCCGCAGTTACACGGTGCCAAATGGCAATACGGTGCAGGTCACCTTGGTCAGCGCGGAGCCGTATCACTCCTGA
- a CDS encoding cystathionine gamma-synthase: MRKDCEAHRDGPARGLATRAIHAGYRPDPMTGAVNAPIYASSTFAQDGVGGLRGGFEYARTGNPTRAALEASLAAVEEAAFGRAFSSGMAATDCALRAMLRPGDHIVIPDDAYGGTFRLIDKVFTQWDVEYTPVALGDLDAIRAAITPRTRLIWVETPTNPVLSIADIPGIAQLSAERSVKVLVDNTFASPALQQPLVLGADVVLHSTTKYIGGHSDVVGGALATNDEELDDAFAFLQNGAGAVPGPFDVYLTMRGLKTLVLRMQRHSENGATIAEFLAGHPQVSTVLYPGLPSHPGHEIAARQMRAFGGMVSVRLRGGRRAAEDLCANTRVFILAESLGGVESLIEHPSAMTHASTAGSQLEVPDDLVRLSVGIEDVADLLADLEQALG, encoded by the coding sequence ATGCGCAAAGACTGCGAAGCACACCGCGATGGACCGGCACGTGGGCTGGCCACGAGGGCCATCCACGCCGGCTACCGCCCCGACCCGATGACCGGAGCTGTCAACGCGCCGATCTATGCCAGCAGCACATTCGCTCAGGACGGCGTAGGTGGGCTACGGGGCGGATTCGAATACGCCCGCACCGGCAACCCCACCAGGGCCGCATTGGAGGCATCCCTGGCCGCCGTCGAGGAGGCGGCTTTCGGCCGGGCGTTCAGCTCCGGGATGGCCGCCACGGACTGCGCGTTGCGGGCAATGCTGCGGCCCGGGGACCACATCGTCATTCCCGATGATGCCTACGGCGGCACATTCCGCTTGATCGACAAGGTATTCACACAGTGGGACGTTGAGTACACGCCGGTGGCGCTTGGCGATCTCGACGCGATCCGCGCTGCCATCACCCCTCGTACCCGCCTGATCTGGGTGGAGACGCCCACCAATCCGGTGCTATCGATCGCCGACATCCCTGGCATAGCGCAGCTGAGTGCCGAACGGTCGGTAAAAGTACTGGTGGACAACACTTTCGCGTCTCCCGCGCTGCAGCAGCCGTTGGTGCTCGGCGCCGATGTGGTGTTGCACTCTACGACCAAGTACATCGGCGGGCATTCCGATGTGGTGGGCGGTGCGCTGGCCACGAACGATGAAGAGCTCGACGACGCTTTCGCTTTTCTGCAGAACGGCGCTGGCGCCGTGCCGGGGCCATTCGACGTTTACCTGACGATGCGCGGTCTGAAGACGCTGGTGCTGCGGATGCAGCGACACAGCGAGAACGGCGCTACGATCGCGGAATTCCTCGCTGGGCATCCTCAGGTGAGCACCGTGCTGTACCCGGGACTGCCCAGTCACCCTGGGCATGAAATCGCCGCGCGCCAGATGCGGGCTTTTGGCGGCATGGTCTCAGTGCGGCTGCGAGGCGGGCGCCGGGCTGCCGAGGATCTCTGCGCCAACACCCGGGTCTTCATCTTGGCTGAATCACTGGGTGGCGTGGAGTCGCTGATCGAGCACCCCAGCGCGATGACGCACGCGTCCACGGCCGGGTCGCAATTGGAGGTGCCGGACGACCTCGTGCGGCTTTCGGTCGGGATCGAGGATGTCGCCGATCTTCTGGCAGATCTCGAGCAGGCGCTCGGTTAG
- a CDS encoding RDD family protein → MTEQPPPGGSYPPPPPPPPGSSGGSEPAPGGYPPPPPPAPGGGSFAPPPPQPGSYPPPPPPPPGGSYPPPPQSAGGYAPPPPGPAVRDMPPESYTPWFTRVIAALIDSAPAYVIIGFGWLIMMVTQTSSCVTDISEYDMGQFCVSEPSIIGLLAMFFFLMVAFAYLVWDYGYRQGTTGSSLGKSVMKFKVVSETTGQPLGFGMSVVRQLAHLIDAAICYIGFLFPLWDAKRQTLADKIMTTVCLPI, encoded by the coding sequence ATGACCGAACAGCCGCCGCCCGGCGGGTCATACCCCCCGCCGCCGCCACCTCCTCCTGGGTCATCCGGTGGTTCCGAGCCGGCACCTGGCGGCTACCCGCCGCCCCCGCCCCCGGCGCCCGGCGGCGGCTCCTTCGCTCCACCGCCTCCGCAGCCGGGCAGCTATCCGCCGCCGCCTCCTCCGCCCCCAGGCGGTTCTTACCCGCCGCCGCCGCAATCCGCCGGCGGCTACGCGCCGCCACCTCCCGGACCGGCGGTACGTGACATGCCCCCCGAGTCTTACACGCCGTGGTTCACCCGGGTCATCGCCGCACTCATCGACTCGGCTCCGGCCTACGTGATTATCGGGTTTGGTTGGCTGATCATGATGGTTACGCAAACGTCGTCATGCGTCACCGACATCAGTGAGTACGACATGGGCCAGTTCTGCGTTTCTGAGCCCTCGATAATCGGCCTCTTGGCAATGTTTTTCTTCCTGATGGTCGCTTTTGCCTACTTGGTCTGGGACTACGGCTACCGCCAGGGCACGACCGGGTCGAGCCTCGGCAAGTCGGTGATGAAATTCAAAGTAGTGAGCGAGACGACGGGACAGCCGTTGGGCTTCGGCATGTCGGTTGTCCGCCAGCTCGCCCACCTCATCGACGCGGCTATCTGCTACATCGGTTTCCTGTTTCCGTTATGGGACGCCAAACGGCAAACCCTGGCAGACAAGATCATGACCACGGTGTGCCTGCCGATCTGA
- a CDS encoding cystathionine beta-synthase, with translation MGIAQHVSELIGGTPLVRLNSVVPDGSATVAAKVEYLNPGGSSKDRIAVKMIDAAEASGQLRAGGTIVEPTSGNTGVGLALVAQRRGYRCVFVCPDKVSEDKRNVLRAYGAEVVVCPTAVPPEDPDSYYSVSDRLVAEIDGAWKPDQYANPEGPASHYATTGPEIWTDTDGRVTHFVAGIGTGGTISGAGRYLKEISGGRPEGPVRVIGADPEGSVYSGGSGRPYLVEGVGEDFWPAAYDPSVPDEIIAVSDSDSFDMTRRLAREEAMLVGGSCGMAVVAALRVAEKAGPDALIVVLLPDGGRGYMSKIFNDAWMSSYGFLRSRLDGSTEQSTVSDVLRRKSGALPDLVHTHPSETVRDAIGILREYGVSQMPVVGAEPPVMAGEVAGSVSERELLSAVFAGRAKLADAVSEHMSPPLRMIGAGELVSTAGRALRDWDALMVVEGGKPVGVITRYDLLGFLSEGTARR, from the coding sequence ATGGGGATCGCGCAGCACGTTAGTGAGCTCATCGGCGGCACGCCGCTGGTTCGGCTGAACTCCGTTGTCCCCGACGGCTCGGCGACCGTGGCAGCAAAGGTGGAGTATCTCAATCCGGGCGGCAGTTCCAAAGATCGGATCGCTGTCAAGATGATTGATGCTGCCGAGGCCAGCGGGCAGCTTCGGGCCGGTGGCACAATCGTCGAACCCACATCGGGGAATACCGGTGTTGGTCTGGCTCTCGTCGCACAACGCCGCGGGTACCGATGCGTCTTCGTGTGCCCCGACAAGGTCAGCGAGGACAAACGTAATGTGTTGCGCGCCTATGGCGCCGAGGTAGTCGTGTGCCCGACGGCTGTGCCGCCCGAAGACCCGGACAGCTACTACAGCGTTTCCGACCGATTGGTCGCCGAAATCGATGGCGCCTGGAAGCCAGATCAATACGCCAACCCGGAAGGCCCGGCGAGTCACTACGCGACCACCGGCCCCGAGATATGGACAGATACCGACGGTCGGGTCACGCATTTCGTCGCTGGTATCGGCACCGGCGGGACGATCAGCGGCGCGGGCCGCTATCTCAAAGAGATCTCGGGGGGTAGGCCAGAAGGACCAGTTCGAGTCATTGGTGCGGACCCCGAGGGGTCGGTTTATTCGGGCGGTAGTGGACGGCCCTATCTGGTCGAGGGTGTCGGCGAGGATTTCTGGCCGGCGGCATACGACCCCTCGGTGCCCGACGAGATCATCGCGGTGTCGGACTCGGACTCGTTTGATATGACCAGGCGGCTCGCGCGTGAAGAAGCGATGCTGGTCGGCGGGTCGTGCGGGATGGCGGTGGTAGCCGCGCTGCGGGTCGCCGAGAAGGCTGGGCCCGATGCGCTGATCGTCGTACTGCTTCCGGACGGCGGTCGTGGCTACATGTCGAAAATCTTCAACGACGCATGGATGTCCTCGTACGGGTTTCTGCGGAGCCGGCTTGACGGGTCGACCGAGCAGTCGACGGTTTCCGATGTTCTGCGCCGCAAGTCGGGTGCACTGCCCGACCTGGTGCACACCCACCCGTCAGAGACCGTCCGGGACGCGATCGGCATTCTGCGCGAGTACGGAGTGTCCCAAATGCCGGTCGTCGGTGCCGAGCCGCCCGTTATGGCTGGCGAGGTCGCCGGCAGTGTCTCTGAACGGGAACTGCTCTCGGCCGTTTTCGCCGGGCGCGCCAAGCTAGCCGACGCGGTCTCCGAGCACATGAGCCCACCACTGCGGATGATCGGCGCCGGCGAGCTGGTCAGCACGGCCGGTAGGGCATTGCGTGACTGGGACGCGTTGATGGTCGTCGAAGGAGGCAAGCCCGTGGGGGTCATTACCCGATACGACCTGTTGGGCTTCTTGTCGGAGGGGACGGCGCGGCGTTAG
- a CDS encoding alpha/beta hydrolase fold domain-containing protein, with translation MTAPSKVSGSPRDAIRPRDVLKARRLETRRFAISDGAPVEVVESGPSIPARLAALTSRLTIRPILAVGSYVPQVPWPWGLIDHAARVLLPAPTTVRAAVSLPNASAQLVRARGVLPADGTRRVILYLHGGAFLTCGANSHGRLVETLSSFADSPVLVVNYRLLPKHSITMALDDCHDGYRWLRLMGYEPDQIVLAGDSAGGYLSLALAQRLLAEGAEGAESEAPAALVAISPLLQLAKKHKQAHPNIKTDAMFPAKAFDALDALVAGAAAKNDIDGKPEDVYEPLEHIEPGLPRTLIHVSGSEVLLHDAQLAASKLAAVGVPAEVRVWPGQVHDFQLAAPMLPEAVRSLRQIGDYIREATG, from the coding sequence ATGACCGCACCTAGCAAGGTATCTGGTTCACCCAGAGATGCCATTCGACCGCGCGATGTGCTGAAGGCACGTAGACTTGAGACACGCAGGTTCGCGATCAGCGATGGTGCTCCTGTCGAGGTCGTTGAGTCGGGCCCAAGCATTCCTGCGCGGTTAGCTGCGCTAACGTCGCGACTGACGATCAGGCCGATATTGGCTGTCGGTAGCTACGTTCCGCAGGTGCCGTGGCCATGGGGTCTCATCGATCATGCCGCCCGGGTTCTGCTGCCGGCGCCGACCACCGTGCGGGCGGCGGTGAGCTTGCCAAATGCCTCCGCACAGCTTGTCCGCGCTCGAGGGGTGCTCCCCGCGGACGGTACCCGCAGAGTAATTCTCTATCTGCATGGCGGTGCATTCCTGACATGCGGAGCAAACTCCCACGGTCGGCTCGTCGAAACGCTCTCGAGTTTTGCTGATTCGCCCGTTCTGGTGGTCAACTACCGGCTGTTGCCGAAGCACTCGATCACCATGGCGCTCGACGACTGTCACGATGGCTACCGCTGGCTTCGGCTGATGGGATATGAGCCGGACCAGATTGTGCTGGCGGGCGACTCGGCAGGCGGGTATCTCAGCCTGGCGCTCGCGCAACGACTCTTGGCCGAGGGAGCCGAGGGCGCCGAGTCAGAGGCACCGGCGGCGCTGGTGGCAATCTCGCCGCTGCTGCAGCTAGCAAAGAAACACAAGCAGGCGCATCCCAATATTAAGACCGACGCGATGTTTCCGGCGAAGGCATTCGATGCGCTCGACGCATTGGTTGCTGGCGCTGCCGCGAAGAACGACATAGACGGCAAGCCCGAAGATGTCTACGAGCCCTTGGAACACATCGAACCCGGACTGCCGCGGACCCTGATCCACGTGTCCGGATCCGAAGTCTTGTTACACGACGCGCAGCTGGCCGCAAGCAAGCTGGCCGCAGTCGGCGTGCCGGCAGAGGTACGGGTTTGGCCCGGCCAGGTTCACGACTTCCAACTCGCTGCGCCGATGCTGCCGGAGGCGGTGCGATCGTTGCGTCAAATCGGTGACTACATCCGCGAGGCCACCGGCTAG